The Dethiosulfovibrio salsuginis nucleotide sequence CTTCCTGGCCCTGAGCTCTCTGGCAACGGGGCCGAAGATACGGGTCCCTCTGGGATCGCCGTTGTTGTCGATGATCACGGCGGCGTTGTCGTCAAAACGCACGTAGGATCCGTCGGCCCTGCGATGCTCTTTTCTGGTCCTGACTATGACGGCCTTGACAACCTTGCCTTTGGCCACGTTGCTGTTGGGAATGGCTTCCTTGACGGAGGCCACTATGACGTCACCTACGTCTCCCCAACGGCGACGGCTTCCGCCGACCACCTGGATGCACATGATTTTCTTGGCACCCGAGTTGTCCGCCACATTGAGGACGGTGCGAAGCTGAATCATTCTCTACTCCTCCTCTTTGGACTCGGCGGTAGCTCCGAGTACAGGAGCTCTCTCGATTATCCTGACCACCGACCAGCACTTGTTCTTGCTGATAGGGCGCTCCTCGCCGATCAGGACTTTGTCGCCTTTACGACAGGAGTTATCCTGGTCGTGGGCGATGAATTTCTTTGCCTTTATTATTCTCTTGCCGTACAGAGGGTGCTCCGCATGACGGATCACCTGGACCGATACCGACTTGTCCATTTTGTCGCTGACGACTGTACCTATACGTGTCTTACGATGAGGCGTACGGGTCTCCATCTGTCCTTACCTCCTTCCACCGGTTCCCAGACCTTGTTCTTTCTCGTGAACGACGGTAAGGACTCTGGCGATGGTCTTCTTGACCTCACCGATCCGGCTCGTGTTCTTGAGCTGGCCGATGGCGTTCTGAAAGCGCAGGTTAAAGAGCTCCTCTTTGTACTGACGATGCTTCTCCTGCAGCTCTTCT carries:
- the rplN gene encoding 50S ribosomal protein L14; translation: MIQLRTVLNVADNSGAKKIMCIQVVGGSRRRWGDVGDVIVASVKEAIPNSNVAKGKVVKAVIVRTRKEHRRADGSYVRFDDNAAVIIDNNGDPRGTRIFGPVARELRARKYMRILSLAPEVV
- the rpsQ gene encoding 30S ribosomal protein S17: METRTPHRKTRIGTVVSDKMDKSVSVQVIRHAEHPLYGKRIIKAKKFIAHDQDNSCRKGDKVLIGEERPISKNKCWSVVRIIERAPVLGATAESKEEE
- the rpmC gene encoding 50S ribosomal protein L29, whose amino-acid sequence is MDAKSLRDLTIEELQEKHRQYKEELFNLRFQNAIGQLKNTSRIGEVKKTIARVLTVVHEKEQGLGTGGRR